A window from Gemmatimonadaceae bacterium encodes these proteins:
- a CDS encoding RNA polymerase sigma factor, which produces MTTDVHRTIDAVWRIESAKLIAGLTRFVRDVGLAEDLAQDALVAALEQWPASGIPNNPGAWLMQTAKRRAIDTMRRGSMQDRKHQQIGHELESNRESAVAELDEALDDNVGDDVLRLIFMSCHPVLSTEARTGLTLRLLGGLTTDEIARAFLVPESTVAQRIVRAKRTLSEAGVPFEVPRGADLNARLASVLEVIYLIFNEGYAATAGDDWVRPALCEDALRLGRIVAELMPNEGEVHGLVALMEIQASRLRARIGPSGEPVLLLDQDRGRWDRVLIRRGLAALDRAESLGEALGPYALQAAIAACHARARTGDETDWVRIAALYAGLAQVTPSPVVELNRGVAVAMAFGPAAGLQVVDAISTEPSLRNYHLLPSVRGDLLMKLGRYDEARVDFERAAALTRNVRERQLLLERAAACERTAAQ; this is translated from the coding sequence ATGACGACTGACGTTCATCGCACGATCGACGCCGTCTGGCGCATCGAATCCGCGAAGCTCATCGCTGGCCTCACGCGCTTCGTTCGCGACGTTGGACTCGCCGAGGATCTCGCGCAGGATGCGCTCGTCGCCGCACTCGAGCAATGGCCGGCGTCGGGAATCCCGAACAATCCCGGCGCGTGGCTCATGCAGACGGCGAAGCGACGCGCGATCGACACGATGCGTCGGGGCTCGATGCAGGATCGCAAGCACCAACAGATCGGCCACGAGCTGGAGTCGAATCGGGAATCCGCGGTGGCGGAGCTCGACGAGGCGCTCGACGACAATGTCGGAGACGACGTGTTGCGCCTGATCTTCATGTCCTGTCACCCGGTGCTCTCGACCGAAGCGCGCACCGGCCTCACGCTCCGTCTCCTCGGCGGCCTAACGACGGACGAGATTGCGCGTGCCTTTCTCGTCCCGGAGTCGACGGTCGCGCAACGCATCGTGCGCGCGAAGCGGACGCTCTCGGAGGCCGGCGTGCCATTCGAGGTTCCGCGCGGTGCCGACTTGAACGCGCGTCTCGCCTCGGTGCTCGAGGTGATCTATCTGATCTTCAACGAGGGGTACGCGGCGACTGCCGGCGATGACTGGGTTCGACCCGCCCTCTGTGAGGATGCCTTGCGCCTCGGCCGCATCGTCGCCGAGCTCATGCCTAACGAAGGAGAGGTCCACGGACTGGTCGCGCTGATGGAGATCCAGGCATCGCGCCTTCGCGCGCGAATCGGTCCCTCCGGCGAGCCGGTGTTGCTCCTCGATCAGGATCGAGGTCGCTGGGATCGCGTGCTCATTCGGCGCGGTCTCGCCGCCCTCGATCGCGCCGAGTCGTTAGGCGAGGCCCTCGGACCGTACGCATTGCAGGCGGCGATCGCCGCGTGTCACGCCCGCGCGCGCACGGGAGACGAAACCGACTGGGTGCGAATTGCCGCGCTCTATGCCGGACTGGCGCAGGTCACGCCGTCACCGGTCGTGGAGCTGAATCGCGGCGTGGCCGTCGCGATGGCATTCGGCCCAGCGGCCGGACTCCAGGTCGTCGACGCGATCTCGACCGAGCCCTCGCTCAGGAATTACCATTTGCTACCCAGCGTGCGCGGCGATCTGCTCATGAAGCTCGGCCGTTATGACGAAGCACGCGTCGACTTCGAGCGCGCCGCCGCGCTCACCCGCAACGTTCGCGAGCGACAGCTTCTCCTCGAGCGCGCGGCGGCATGTGAGCGCACCGCCGCCCAATAG
- a CDS encoding 5'-3' exonuclease H3TH domain-containing protein: MVVHLVDGTYELFRHFYGLRRFTKGEDPPFGGVIGVLRTVVQMLETGATHIGVATDHVIESFRNDLWAAYKTGEGVERSLAAQFHPLEDALAAMGVAVWPMVELEADDALASAAYLAEQDPAVEKVCIWTPDKDLAQCVRDDRVVQVDRRSGKIRNAAGVREKFGVEPRLIPDYLALVGDAADGYPGIASIGPTTAARMLNRYGPIEEFPADVFGDEKRSAALVFKQLATLRTDAPLFSDVDELRWRGPTPEFPAVAEKIGEPRLVERCEKVRLAQVAAS, encoded by the coding sequence ATGGTCGTCCATCTCGTCGACGGTACGTACGAGCTGTTCCGGCACTTCTACGGATTGCGCCGCTTCACGAAGGGCGAGGACCCGCCCTTCGGGGGCGTCATTGGCGTGTTGCGCACCGTCGTCCAGATGCTCGAGACGGGCGCAACCCATATCGGCGTCGCGACCGATCACGTCATCGAGTCCTTCCGCAACGACCTTTGGGCGGCCTACAAAACGGGGGAAGGCGTCGAGCGCAGCCTTGCCGCGCAATTTCATCCTCTCGAGGACGCACTCGCCGCGATGGGGGTCGCCGTCTGGCCGATGGTCGAGCTCGAAGCCGATGACGCGCTCGCGTCCGCCGCCTACCTCGCCGAACAGGACCCTGCGGTCGAGAAGGTCTGCATCTGGACGCCGGACAAGGATCTCGCGCAGTGCGTGCGCGACGACCGCGTTGTGCAGGTCGATCGGCGCAGCGGCAAGATTCGCAATGCCGCCGGTGTGCGCGAGAAGTTTGGCGTCGAGCCACGTCTCATTCCCGACTACCTCGCGCTCGTCGGTGACGCCGCGGACGGCTATCCCGGGATCGCCAGCATCGGACCAACGACGGCGGCCCGCATGCTCAATCGCTACGGCCCGATCGAGGAGTTTCCCGCGGACGTCTTCGGCGACGAAAAGCGCTCCGCCGCGCTGGTCTTCAAGCAGCTCGCGACCCTCAGAACGGACGCCCCGCTATTTTCCGACGTCGATGAGCTTCGCTGGCGCGGACCAACGCCCGAATTCCCCGCGGTCGCCGAAAAAATCGGCGAACCGCGACTCGTCGAGCGTTGTGAGAAAGTCCGCCTCGCCCAGGTTGCGGCTTCGTAA
- a CDS encoding Rieske (2Fe-2S) protein: MDRIVEDEDGGTRDECRACPVASRREFLRDAAVAVAGIAATLGFARTASALPEHFRIGATRALSRVGDQLSYPVPAADGAQIDREQQVILVRWQNAVYAFNLSCPHQHTALRWDDTDHQFQCPKHHSKYQPDGEFISGRATRGMDRFSVMRDGGKIVVDVNAMHKQDEDPAGWNAALVKLA; this comes from the coding sequence ATGGATCGAATAGTCGAAGATGAGGACGGTGGCACCCGGGACGAATGTCGCGCGTGCCCGGTCGCTAGCCGGCGAGAATTTCTTCGCGACGCTGCTGTCGCGGTCGCCGGAATCGCCGCGACGCTGGGCTTCGCGCGAACGGCCAGTGCCCTGCCGGAACACTTTCGTATTGGCGCCACGCGGGCGCTGTCCCGTGTGGGTGATCAGCTCAGCTATCCCGTCCCAGCGGCGGATGGCGCACAGATCGATCGCGAGCAACAAGTGATTCTCGTACGATGGCAGAACGCCGTCTACGCGTTCAATCTGTCCTGCCCGCATCAGCACACCGCCCTACGCTGGGACGACACGGATCATCAATTTCAATGTCCGAAGCACCACTCGAAGTATCAGCCCGATGGTGAATTCATCAGCGGGCGCGCGACGCGAGGCATGGACCGTTTCAGCGTGATGCGCGACGGCGGAAAGATCGTCGTCGACGTGAACGCGATGCATAAGCAAGACGAGGATCCCGCCGGCTGGAACGCTGCGCTCGTCAAGCTCGCCTGA
- a CDS encoding Rieske (2Fe-2S) protein: MSLHGEEPISCRGCDAARAGYGAALEQEEGIGRRTFLIQTGVMAAIAALDACGSLGGADVTAPNIPANSTITISNYSSLATVGGVAMISLGGAPVAVVRTSTSDFIALSRVCPHQGGIVNLLHNDFVCPRHGATYDLTGQWIGGQRANNLHQYTTSYDSTSGILTIS; this comes from the coding sequence ATGTCGTTGCATGGTGAAGAACCGATCTCGTGCCGTGGTTGTGACGCGGCGCGTGCGGGATACGGAGCAGCGCTGGAGCAGGAAGAGGGGATCGGTCGCCGGACCTTTCTCATCCAGACTGGAGTCATGGCTGCGATCGCCGCACTCGATGCGTGCGGCAGCCTCGGCGGCGCGGATGTCACGGCGCCGAACATCCCCGCGAATAGCACGATCACAATCAGTAATTATTCATCCCTCGCGACCGTCGGCGGCGTCGCGATGATCAGCCTTGGCGGCGCGCCGGTTGCCGTCGTGCGAACCAGCACCTCCGATTTCATCGCCCTCTCGCGCGTGTGCCCGCATCAGGGTGGAATCGTAAACCTGTTGCACAACGATTTCGTTTGCCCGCGGCACGGCGCGACCTACGACCTCACGGGACAATGGATCGGGGGCCAGCGGGCGAACAACCTGCATCAATACACGACGTCGTACGACTCCACATCAGGTATTCTCACGATCAGCTGA
- a CDS encoding aminopeptidase P N-terminal domain-containing protein has product MRRSTVVFAVLTISALVSINLNAQVTSSEYAARRDSLAARVGDGAVLAFGGRTPVTDFGTFFQLPSFHYLTNYDEPDAAFVFVVHGGRGTGTLYVIPSDPRRAFYYGFRPDSATIARLLQLASRPFSALAAAVDSLASAGLPLYTLSDFEDADFARVDSLTRGQEFARALVARHPALVVKDGHPIVDQLRARKSPAEVALLKKAAEISAEGHRMVMQGPEPKHEYDVAALIEYTFRKLGAERPAYGSIVGTGVNGTQLHYMKDTAAARPGELIVIDAAAEYRGYAADITRTIPVSGTFTPAQRAVYQLVRDAQAAAEKVAKPGGSARAAEDSSFLVRARGLASLGLIDSVDAIIDPPWNADCTPVPRPRNCTQAYFWTIHGISHGLGLAVHDPAQFYYGDRTYQPGDAFTIEPGIYISTRALAALPDTPRNRAYIARVRPIVQKYENTGVRIEDDYVVTQTGVERISAGAPREIAEIEALAKLRGTKPLP; this is encoded by the coding sequence ATGCGTCGATCTACTGTGGTATTCGCGGTCCTGACGATCTCGGCTCTCGTGTCGATCAACCTCAACGCTCAAGTCACCAGCAGCGAGTACGCGGCTCGACGCGACTCGCTCGCCGCGCGTGTGGGCGACGGCGCCGTACTGGCATTCGGTGGGCGCACGCCAGTGACGGATTTCGGGACGTTCTTTCAGCTACCGTCGTTCCACTATCTCACCAACTACGACGAGCCCGATGCGGCCTTCGTCTTCGTCGTGCATGGTGGGCGCGGAACGGGAACGCTCTACGTTATTCCCTCGGATCCCCGGCGGGCGTTCTACTACGGCTTTCGTCCCGACTCGGCGACGATCGCGCGATTGCTTCAGCTGGCGTCGCGTCCTTTCTCGGCGCTCGCGGCCGCCGTCGACTCGCTGGCGAGTGCCGGGCTGCCGTTGTACACGCTCTCCGATTTCGAGGACGCGGATTTCGCGCGGGTCGACAGCCTAACGAGAGGGCAGGAGTTCGCGCGCGCGCTCGTCGCGCGTCATCCGGCGCTCGTCGTCAAGGATGGTCATCCGATCGTCGATCAACTTCGCGCGCGAAAAAGCCCGGCCGAAGTGGCGCTGCTCAAGAAGGCGGCCGAGATCAGCGCCGAAGGACATCGCATGGTGATGCAAGGGCCGGAGCCGAAGCACGAGTACGATGTTGCTGCGCTCATCGAATACACGTTCAGGAAGCTGGGCGCGGAGCGACCGGCGTATGGCTCGATCGTCGGTACCGGCGTGAACGGTACGCAACTGCACTACATGAAGGACACGGCCGCCGCCAGGCCGGGCGAACTGATCGTGATCGACGCCGCGGCGGAATACCGCGGCTATGCTGCCGATATCACGCGCACGATTCCCGTGAGCGGCACATTCACTCCGGCGCAGCGTGCCGTTTACCAGCTCGTGCGCGACGCGCAAGCGGCGGCCGAGAAGGTGGCGAAGCCGGGCGGTTCGGCACGCGCCGCGGAGGATTCGTCCTTCTTGGTGCGAGCGCGCGGCCTCGCGTCGTTAGGTCTCATCGACAGCGTCGACGCGATCATCGATCCGCCGTGGAACGCCGACTGCACGCCGGTGCCTCGACCGCGGAACTGCACGCAAGCGTATTTCTGGACGATTCACGGGATCAGCCATGGACTTGGGCTCGCCGTGCACGACCCAGCGCAATTTTATTATGGCGATCGCACCTATCAGCCAGGCGACGCGTTCACCATCGAGCCGGGGATCTACATCAGCACGCGCGCGCTCGCGGCACTTCCCGATACGCCGCGCAATCGTGCGTACATCGCGCGCGTGCGGCCGATCGTGCAGAAATACGAGAATACAGGTGTGCGGATCGAGGATGACTATGTGGTGACGCAGACAGGGGTCGAGCGGATCAGCGCGGGCGCGCCGCGGGAGATCGCGGAGATCGAAGCGCTGGCCAAGCTGCGTGGCACGAAGCCTCTGCCATAG
- a CDS encoding ABC transporter permease, whose amino-acid sequence MSFVSDLRRVVRSLYKARGFACAVILTLALGIGANTAMFTLLRGTLLRPLPNRQGERLVYLRQSAKGAGQDNVAFSVPEIIDYRTASKTLASIAEFSSLTFTMVEGDEPVHVQAGVISGNYFEVMGLAPTIGRLTSAQDDGPAAASVAVLSHTFWMQHYGGDPTVIGRRVRINDIASTIVGVVQRTPQYPTRTDLFVNVVTSPHHLSATMKQGRTHRMTEVFARLAPSATVEQARAEIARIGTNVRADHPEAYERAARYDITVSPLRLALNERASLTLWLLMGAAAFVLLIACANVANLTLMRGVRREREMLVRAALGAGSWRLRRLLLAENLALALIGGALGVLVAFAGLKMLVAFAAQLTPRADEIRVDGLVLAVGLLTSIAAAVVLSFVPQVAQEASLSAAGKRTTAGRARQRLQQTLVVAQLAVCMVLLTAAGLLVRTLTKLNSVETGLRAENVLTMEVPIETNALDQPAKLAMYERMRDRIGALPGVQVASIGSNVPLRNTYFVLEVKAEGRALAAGEATPRGVYKTADPKYFEAAGIPLLQGRAFSTTDRRESARVVIINATLAERLFGNENPIGRRIAWTGEVLKFIPVSGDWRTVVGVVGDTRDAGLDTDPTPTVFQPIAQEEIFNGALVIRTRSNPTLIQPAALRAIRDLYPRQLIENVATLEEVRDGTVAPRRLNALFIASFGVLAMVIAMVGIAGVLAFSVSARTQEIGIRMSLGADASRVLRMVLGEGGVLLGIGLAVGLTGALVTTGLLRGLLFGVAPHDPVTLGAVTFIIAAVGVAACLLPAVRAAKVDPAVALRAE is encoded by the coding sequence ATGTCCTTCGTCTCCGACCTCCGCCGAGTGGTCCGCAGCCTGTACAAGGCGCGCGGATTCGCCTGCGCCGTCATCCTGACCCTCGCGTTAGGCATCGGCGCCAACACTGCGATGTTCACGCTCCTCCGTGGCACGCTCCTTCGGCCGCTTCCGAATCGCCAGGGTGAACGCCTCGTCTATCTGCGTCAATCGGCGAAGGGTGCGGGCCAGGACAATGTCGCGTTCTCGGTCCCCGAGATCATCGACTACCGTACCGCGTCCAAAACTCTCGCGAGCATCGCCGAGTTCTCTTCGCTGACGTTCACGATGGTCGAGGGAGACGAGCCGGTCCACGTACAGGCGGGCGTCATCAGCGGCAACTACTTCGAGGTCATGGGCCTCGCGCCCACCATCGGGCGCCTGACGAGTGCGCAGGACGACGGACCCGCGGCGGCGTCCGTTGCCGTCCTGTCGCACACGTTCTGGATGCAGCACTACGGCGGCGATCCAACCGTCATCGGACGGCGGGTGCGCATCAATGATATCGCGTCGACGATCGTTGGAGTGGTGCAGCGTACGCCGCAATATCCAACGCGTACCGATCTCTTCGTGAACGTGGTGACGAGTCCGCACCATCTGAGCGCGACGATGAAGCAGGGACGGACGCACCGCATGACGGAAGTCTTCGCTCGACTCGCGCCAAGCGCGACGGTCGAACAGGCAAGGGCCGAGATCGCGCGCATCGGGACCAACGTTCGCGCTGATCATCCAGAAGCCTACGAGCGCGCCGCGCGCTACGACATCACTGTCTCGCCGCTGCGGCTGGCGCTGAACGAGCGGGCGTCGCTGACCTTGTGGCTCCTCATGGGCGCCGCAGCCTTCGTGCTGCTCATCGCCTGCGCGAACGTCGCCAACCTCACGCTGATGCGCGGGGTGCGACGCGAGCGCGAAATGCTCGTGCGCGCCGCCCTCGGCGCGGGCAGCTGGCGACTGCGACGGCTGTTGCTCGCCGAGAATCTGGCGCTTGCGCTCATCGGCGGTGCGTTAGGCGTGCTGGTCGCCTTCGCCGGCCTCAAGATGCTGGTTGCGTTTGCGGCGCAGCTCACCCCACGCGCCGACGAGATACGCGTCGACGGACTCGTGCTCGCGGTCGGCCTCCTCACGAGCATCGCTGCTGCAGTCGTGTTGTCGTTCGTGCCGCAAGTAGCCCAAGAAGCGTCGCTGAGCGCGGCAGGTAAGCGCACGACGGCCGGCCGGGCGCGCCAACGGTTGCAGCAGACGCTCGTCGTCGCGCAGCTCGCCGTCTGCATGGTGCTCCTCACCGCGGCCGGACTGCTCGTTCGCACGCTCACGAAGCTCAATTCGGTCGAGACGGGTCTCCGCGCCGAGAACGTGCTCACAATGGAAGTTCCGATCGAGACGAATGCGCTCGATCAACCAGCGAAGCTGGCGATGTACGAGCGGATGCGCGATCGGATCGGCGCATTGCCCGGCGTGCAGGTCGCGTCGATCGGCTCGAACGTACCGCTGCGCAACACCTACTTCGTGCTCGAGGTGAAAGCCGAGGGACGTGCCCTCGCCGCGGGCGAAGCGACGCCGCGCGGCGTGTACAAGACTGCAGATCCGAAGTACTTCGAGGCCGCGGGCATTCCTCTACTTCAGGGACGCGCGTTCTCGACGACAGATCGCCGCGAGTCCGCCCGCGTCGTCATCATCAACGCGACCCTCGCCGAGCGCCTGTTTGGAAACGAGAATCCGATCGGCCGACGAATCGCCTGGACGGGCGAAGTACTGAAGTTCATACCGGTGTCCGGCGACTGGCGTACGGTGGTCGGCGTCGTCGGCGATACCCGCGACGCCGGTCTCGACACCGATCCAACGCCGACGGTTTTCCAGCCGATCGCGCAGGAAGAGATCTTCAACGGAGCGCTGGTGATTCGCACGCGCTCCAACCCAACACTGATCCAGCCCGCGGCACTGCGCGCGATTCGCGATCTCTATCCGCGCCAGCTGATCGAGAATGTCGCGACGCTCGAGGAGGTCCGCGACGGAACGGTTGCACCGCGACGGCTGAACGCGCTCTTCATCGCGTCCTTCGGCGTCCTCGCGATGGTCATCGCGATGGTCGGGATCGCCGGCGTGCTCGCGTTCTCGGTGAGCGCGCGGACGCAGGAGATCGGGATTCGCATGAGCCTGGGCGCCGACGCCTCGCGCGTGTTGCGCATGGTGCTTGGCGAAGGCGGCGTGCTCCTTGGGATAGGACTTGCCGTAGGCCTAACGGGAGCGCTCGTGACGACCGGACTCCTGCGCGGTCTCCTCTTCGGCGTTGCGCCGCATGATCCGGTGACGTTAGGCGCAGTCACCTTCATCATCGCGGCCGTCGGAGTTGCCGCGTGTCTCTTACCTGCAGTCCGTGCTGCGAAAGTGGATCCGGCAGTTGCACTACGAGCCGAATAG
- a CDS encoding YciI family protein: MRFMVIVKANSDTEAGELPSTELLTSMGKYNEELVKAGVMLAGEGLQPSSKGARVAFSGTRRTVIDGPFAETKELIAGFWLWQCRSMEEAIEWAKRCPNPTGAESVLEIRQVFEREDFGAELTPELREQERRVWAKANENAQRVNP; encoded by the coding sequence ATGCGCTTCATGGTCATCGTCAAAGCCAACAGCGACACCGAGGCGGGTGAGCTGCCCAGCACCGAGCTTCTCACCTCCATGGGCAAGTACAACGAAGAGTTGGTCAAGGCCGGCGTCATGCTCGCTGGCGAAGGTCTGCAGCCGAGCTCGAAGGGTGCTCGCGTCGCGTTCTCCGGCACCAGGCGCACGGTCATCGACGGACCATTCGCCGAGACCAAGGAGCTGATCGCCGGCTTCTGGCTCTGGCAGTGTCGGTCGATGGAGGAGGCGATCGAATGGGCGAAGCGCTGTCCCAATCCGACCGGTGCGGAATCCGTGCTCGAGATCCGGCAAGTCTTCGAGCGGGAGGACTTCGGCGCCGAGTTGACGCCGGAGCTCCGCGAGCAGGAACGCCGTGTTTGGGCGAAGGCGAACGAGAACGCACAGCGAGTGAATCCATAA
- a CDS encoding pyrroloquinoline quinone-dependent dehydrogenase, with protein sequence MTQRLLSSAIIVGCLTLPVAGVMAQQGGEWRAYGRDAANTRYAPLAQITRENVSRLVVAWTYRTGETDTARFHFHRDPRFEATPLMVDGTLYFSTPFGRVIALDPATGLERWTFDAKPDVGGDWGDFANRGVSTWVDPVASPSALCRRRIIVGVVDGRILSLDSRTGKLCADFGDHGTVDLRRGLHNAPYYHEEYALTSPPAVIRGLIVTGSAVADNNRTSAASGEVRAFDARTGALRWTWDPVPRDSTDPAWTTWRGAMAHSTGAANAWSVIAADSARDLVFVPTGSPSPDYFGGERYGDNRYANSVVAIRASTGKIVWHFQAVHHDLWDYDVAAPTTLATITRGGRAIDVVLQTTKTGQLFVLDRDTGKPVFPVEERPVPPSHVFGERASPTQPFNTVIPPLSPQSLTLDDVWGATPADREDCLAQIRPLRNEGVFTPPSLEGTIALPSNIGGSHWGGLAVDPVRQMAVIPVNTVAAFVQLIPLDRFDTTEAMHNSSRLGDQYTRMHGTPFVMRRRILISASHLPCTKPPFGSLVAIDLKSGRKLWDVPLGDLASLGANRPSQTSANREPLGSPNLGGAIITAGGVVFVGATIDHAIRAFDIETGRLVWQAPLPGGARATPMTYRAASGKQYVVICVGGGDEFGNGDYVIAYALRD encoded by the coding sequence TTGACGCAGCGCCTGCTTTCGTCGGCGATCATCGTCGGCTGCCTAACGTTGCCAGTCGCCGGCGTCATGGCCCAGCAGGGCGGCGAATGGCGCGCATACGGCCGCGACGCCGCCAATACTCGTTATGCGCCGCTGGCCCAGATCACGCGCGAGAACGTGTCACGCCTCGTAGTCGCCTGGACCTACCGCACTGGCGAGACGGATACCGCGCGCTTCCACTTCCATCGCGATCCGCGCTTCGAGGCGACGCCACTCATGGTCGACGGGACGTTGTATTTCTCGACGCCCTTCGGCCGCGTCATCGCTCTGGATCCCGCGACCGGACTCGAACGGTGGACCTTCGATGCCAAGCCAGATGTCGGCGGCGATTGGGGTGACTTCGCGAACCGAGGCGTCTCCACTTGGGTAGATCCGGTCGCGTCTCCGAGTGCCCTCTGCCGCCGCCGCATCATCGTTGGCGTCGTCGACGGACGCATTCTGTCGCTCGATTCGCGAACCGGAAAGCTCTGCGCCGACTTCGGCGATCACGGCACGGTCGACCTTCGGCGCGGACTGCACAATGCACCCTACTATCACGAGGAGTACGCGCTCACATCGCCGCCGGCGGTGATTCGCGGACTGATCGTCACGGGGTCAGCCGTCGCCGACAACAATCGTACAAGTGCGGCGAGCGGCGAAGTCCGGGCTTTCGACGCGCGCACCGGAGCGCTCCGCTGGACCTGGGATCCCGTGCCGCGCGACTCCACCGATCCGGCGTGGACCACCTGGCGTGGTGCGATGGCGCACAGCACCGGCGCCGCGAACGCCTGGTCGGTAATCGCCGCCGACTCGGCGCGTGATCTCGTCTTCGTACCTACCGGCAGCCCGAGTCCCGACTACTTCGGCGGCGAGCGATACGGCGACAATCGTTACGCAAACTCGGTTGTCGCCATCCGCGCATCGACAGGGAAGATCGTCTGGCATTTTCAGGCAGTGCATCACGATCTGTGGGATTACGACGTCGCCGCGCCGACGACGTTGGCGACGATCACCCGCGGCGGCCGCGCGATCGACGTCGTCCTCCAAACCACGAAGACCGGTCAGCTGTTCGTGCTCGATCGCGACACCGGAAAGCCCGTCTTTCCCGTCGAGGAGCGACCAGTTCCGCCCAGCCATGTATTCGGTGAACGGGCGTCGCCGACGCAGCCCTTCAACACCGTCATTCCCCCCCTCAGTCCACAGAGCCTGACGCTGGACGACGTCTGGGGCGCGACGCCTGCCGACCGCGAGGATTGTCTCGCCCAGATTCGCCCGCTCAGGAACGAGGGCGTGTTCACGCCACCGAGTCTCGAGGGAACGATCGCCCTGCCCTCCAACATCGGCGGGTCGCACTGGGGCGGTCTCGCCGTCGACCCCGTTAGGCAAATGGCCGTCATTCCGGTCAACACGGTTGCGGCCTTCGTGCAGCTCATCCCATTGGATCGGTTCGACACCACCGAGGCGATGCACAACTCCTCGCGCCTTGGCGATCAATACACGCGCATGCACGGTACGCCGTTCGTGATGCGCCGCCGAATTCTCATCAGCGCGAGCCACTTGCCGTGCACGAAGCCGCCCTTTGGTTCGCTCGTTGCCATCGATCTGAAATCGGGGCGCAAATTGTGGGATGTGCCGCTCGGCGATTTGGCGTCGCTGGGCGCCAACCGCCCGTCGCAAACCTCGGCCAACCGCGAGCCGCTCGGGTCTCCAAACCTCGGCGGAGCAATCATCACCGCCGGCGGCGTGGTATTCGTCGGCGCGACGATAGACCACGCCATTCGTGCGTTCGACATCGAGACCGGCCGGCTCGTGTGGCAAGCTCCGCTCCCAGGCGGCGCGCGTGCGACGCCGATGACGTATCGCGCCGCAAGCGGAAAGCAGTACGTCGTGATCTGCGTCGGCGGCGGAGACGAATTCGGAAACGGCGATTATGTCATTGCATACGCGCTGAGGGATTGA